One segment of Clavelina lepadiformis chromosome 2, kaClaLepa1.1, whole genome shotgun sequence DNA contains the following:
- the LOC143445262 gene encoding carbohydrate sulfotransferase 11-like has translation MVAFYKKKKLCFLVTCLMVVAMTSVYKLRSRNNKEKRSQVEKEQEIKETIKIHDTPSYEDTFGSRSLEIQERCKNRSQKVGSILSNTFKYNDDLKVVMCEVPKVASTTWQILLLRLGGFQANITKELRKKWAYSKIPNKHFKQLQSQTEALFRMTNYTTFFLTRHPFERLVSAYFDKLSNRSSYQYYKNMVGKQIAKPQAIEHLHGLHSSIDPVTISRVDLEKREDFNNLTIQQKREVIEYIRVMKSGEISFPQFVKFLVQQKLKNRVGDMDIHWRPQVQLCKPCAFNYSYILRFENITYESNKLLDYIQKQNPSLTSHKITFPGKDRPFVKNEETTQLFEQISKKDVQALREIYADDFFILKHDPYLYGGV, from the exons ATGgtggctttttacaaaaaaaagaaattgtgtTTCCTTGTTACATGCCTAATGGTCGTGGCAATGACGAGCGTTTATAAACTGAGAagcagaaataacaaagagAAGAGAagtcaagttgaaaaagaGCAGGAAATAAAGGAAACTataaaaa TTCACGACACCCCTTCTTATGAGGACACTTTTGGCAGTAGATCACTTGAAATCCAGGAAAGATGCAAGAACCGATCTCAAAAAGTTGGAAGCATTCTCTCAAATACATTCAAGTACAACGATGACCTCAAAGTAGTCATGTGTGAAGTACCTAAG GTGGCAAGCACAACGTGGCAAATATTATTACTTCGTCTCGGAGGATTCCAAGCAAATATCACAAAAGAGCTTCGTAAGAAATGGGCTTATTCGAAAATTCCGAACAAACACTTTAAGCA attgcAAAGTCAAACAGAAGCACTTTTTCGTATGACCAACTATACAACTTTCTTTCTAACCCGACATCCCTTCGAGAGACTTGTGTCCGCTTACTTTGATAAGTTGTCAAATCGAAGCTCGTATCAGtattacaaaaatatggtTGGGAAGCAGATTGCAAAACCTCAAGCAATTGAGCATCTTCATGGACTGCATTCCAG TATAGATCCTGTCACAATCTCCCGAGTTGACTTGGAAAAACGTGAAGATTTTAACAATTTGACAATCCAACAAAAGCGGGAAGTGATCGAGTATATCCGTGTCATGAAGTCCGGTGAAATTTCCTTTCCTCAATTTGTCAA ATTTTTGGTTCaacaaaagctgaaaaatagGGTAGGCGACATGGATATCCACTGGCGACCGCAAGTACAACTCTGCAAACCTTGTGCGTTCAACTACAGCTACATTCTTCGCTTTGAGAACATCACCTATGAGTCCAACAAACTACTAGACTACATTCAGAAACAAAATCCCAGTCTAACCTCGCATAAGATAACTTTTCCCGGAAAGGATCGACCGTTCGTTAAAAACGAAGAAACCACCCAACTTTTTGAACAGATTTCCAAAAAAGATGTTCAAGCTTTGAGAGAAATTTATGCGGACGACTTCTTTATTCTAAAGCATGACCCATATTTATATGGTGGGGTTTAA
- the LOC143445263 gene encoding uncharacterized protein LOC143445263, whose product MLALRLVVLLAAYCGTVTLTTSAQVCHAGIRIFNESRTGVILDDVATITCNDSYFCATYQYMNRTASGTYFTQVGRCISPVELPYWTCDSLKHYTSDYDGTVGYCKASYCFNNDSYIPCSTTLISPPLTCPVPDENDLQLLPGCSAKSVLDSVFSCTGMALGSFPFNNSDICSSNVDSVVRCLSSRLQMCINQPCPSLLDEIYGFTDYVVPQLDRIVNGVESLSDLLRNIQEETGGNILGPININSTLICETILTNPQQVLNLLNQGLNLIPPSGLNLGSPICDNRIVDDLINWGVKALEGMLWATTRADICASFNEFDALLLDAANRRCNLDTVGDFFENFVPGFGGVIEKGIKLFIETWTSYDVPGCEGTPKPLVCYQGYNAFSADKSTFYEGNLTAQLCKPDQNCGFTTYLNTSDPLHPVYVESGFCIEKAAQRFVNCSGIAMSLNVNPTDFNNCTVDFCNSSTCNENLITRIPPSCSSSSDDIQLFPSCTLRQSLDGVFGCLGNYVGGYPYQDQGQCRYDVGNTIGCLSDKVQECLAGGCPTVLDAIPGVTQSYEMVISIASRIQSLESGLSMLPGNEGLAEMIYGLLCRSPDTTFVPSNLQYLLSQLEQLNFGNFSNPVCDQQVLPDVIKYAVSAVYSMLRARNHQDVCITFEQLKANLTYVWENRCDSSSLRDFLNRVVPEPYPALIMQGIDITLGFLSNLQIPNCDGVGPSPLSPPDCYQFYHSTSACGQRKAWVCDYVQWKYQIITDWLPRFLDYSEKNGIYTGDLPGCPADYPDMCTNYDQRRCAERLGCRACFCADNLYKDLGSLIYGWRHDYYSWQQIMTRYKSVLAQTEGGNTDDQC is encoded by the exons ATGTTAGCACTTAGGCTCGTTGTGCTTTTGGCTGCTTACTGCGGGACCGTCACGCTTACAA CTTCTGCTCAGGTTTGCCACGCGGGTATTCGGATTTTCAACGAAAGTAGAACCGGTGTAATTCTGGACGATGTCGCAACAATAACATGCAATGACAGCTACTTTTGCGCAACCTATCAGTACATGAATCGTACCGCCTCTG GAacatacttcacacaagtaggACGTTGCATAAGTCCTGTCGAGCTTCCTTACTGGACTTGTGATAGCCTAAAACACTACACAAGTGATTATGATGGCACGGTCGGTTATTGCAAGGCTTCCTACTGCTTCAATAATGATAGCTACATCCCTTGCAGCACAACGTTGATCTCTCCACCTCTAACTTGCCCGGTACCGGACGAAAATG ATTTGCAACTGCTTCCAGGATGTTCGGCAAAATCCGTTTTAGATTCAGTGTTTTCTTGCACCGGCATGGCGTTGGGCTCTTTTCCGTTCAACAATTCAGACATTTGCag CTCGAACGTAGATTCCGTGGTCCGGTGTCTCAGCTCAAGATTGCAAATGTGTATAAACCAGCCTTGCCCATCGCTGTTGGATGAAATATATGGATTTACCGACTACGTTGTGCCG CAACTGGACCGCATTGTGAACGGCGTCGAGTCATTGTCGGATCTTCTAAGGAACATTCAAGAAGAAACTGGGGGAAATATCTTGGGACCGATCAACATCAATTCAACTTTAATTTGCGAAACCATCTTAACGAATCCTCAGCAGGTTTTAAACTTGCTCAACCAGGGGCTGAACCTGATCCCACCAAGCGGCCTCAATCTTGGCTCTCCTATCTGTGACAACAGAATCGTGGATGACCTCATCAACTGGGGAGTGAAAGCGTTAGAAGGAATGCTATGGGCCACCACTCGTGCGGATATTTGCGC ATCTTTCAATGAATTCGACGCGCTACTCCTCGACGCGGCAAATCGCCGATGCAACCTGGACACTGTTGgcgatttttttgaaaattttgtgcCCGGTTTTGGTGGCGTCATTGAGAAgggaattaaactttttatcgAAACTTGGACAAGTTATGACGTTCCTGGGTGTGAAG GGACACCAAAACCTTTGGTCTGCTATCAAGGCTACAATGCGTTCAGTGCCGACAAGTCAACTTTCTACGAAGGCAATCTGACAGCTCAACTGTGCAAACCTGATCAAAACTGCGGATTCACCACCTATCTCAATACCAGCGACCCCCTCCACCCTG TTTACGTGGAATCGGGATTTTGTATTGAAAAAGCTGCGCAGAGGTTCGTTAACTGTTCGGGAATCGCCATGTCGCTAAATGTCAATCCTACAGATTTCAATAATTGCACAGTTGATTTCTGCAATAGTAGCACATGCAATGAAAATTTGATCACTCGCATTCCTCCGTCATGCTCAAGCAGTTCCGACG ATATCCAGTTGTTCCCATCCTGTACCCTTAGGCAGAGCCTGGATGGCGTGTTTGGTTGTCTTGGCAATTACGTCGGTGGATACCCTTACCAGGATCAAGGCCAGTGCAG ATACGATGTCGGTAACACCATAGGATGTTTGAGCGACAAAGTGCAGGAATGTTTAGCAGGAGGTTGTCCGACGGTTCTTGACGCAATCCCTGGCGTAACTCAATCATACGAG ATGGTCATATCCATTGCTTCTCGAATCCAGTCGTTAGAAAGCGGGCTAAGCATGCTTCCAGGCAATGAAGGCTTAGCCGAGATGATATACGGCCTTCTCTGCCGTTCACCTGACACAACCTTCGTTCCATCCAACTTACAGTACCTGTTGAGTCAATTGGAACAACTTAACTTTGGCAATTTTTCCAACCCAGTTTGCGACCAACAAGTTTTGCCGGATGTAATTAAGTATGCTGTAAGTGCTGTGTACAGCATGCTTCGAGCCAGAAATCACCAGGATGTTTGCAT AACATTCGAGCAACTAAAAGCTAATTTGACCTACGTGTGGGAAAACCGCTGCGACTCCAGCAGCCTGCGCGACTTCTTAAACAGAGTTGTTCCTGAACCCTACCCTGCATTGATCATGCAGGGCATAGACATCACACTCGGATTTTTAAGCAACCTGCAAATTCCAAACTGCGACGGTGTTG GTCCGTCACCATTATCTCCACCTGACTGCTACCAGTTCTATCATTCGACCAGCGCTTGTGGTCAGAGAAAGGCGTGGGTCTGTGACTATGTACAATGGAAATACCAAATCATAACCGACTGGCTTCCAAGATTCCTGGACTACAG TGAGAAGAACGGTATCTATACGGGGGATCTCCCAGGTTGTCCAGCAGATTATCCAGACATGTGCACCAACTATGATCAGAGGAGATGCGCGGAGAGACTTGGATGCCGGGCGTGCTTCTGTGCTGACAACTTATACAAAG ACTTGGGCAGCCTCATCTACGGGTGGAGACACGATTATTACTCTTGGCAGCAGATTATGACGCGTTACAAATCCGTTTTAGCACAAACTGAAGGGGGGAATACAGATGACCAGTGCTAG
- the LOC143445264 gene encoding uncharacterized protein LOC143445264 isoform X2: MRPDRGSSSVSTITSLFLDQADADQDQSRIYSSSMRTPTSYNARYNDRVYKSASKVLEDYIHNFDKCQNVKLAKSLSEICKTPLQKQALKQDPSTLEREIQMAKLMLPDGYESLSREASTLVAEDLLLTAPTFEHLSSDSKEHKNEKQNSMYNLRSGRKLKHSSQPAICRVCRHKKIESCSDDASDSTISTSTSMPESGQFWSTRKGQSHLRKALIFSDEDYTTEEESTHRSTYRRQVVQSGSSLSSEALLSSRSLSSLNDKPHSDITMQIEDVRKTWQLVDDLKADLTASGRMINGNPKPPDESLVDLIERLSATAVRKEEKLCHEMEKTSMKQSLHFSDLASTHLCSSSPTRNKSVMRDTNGEAHHLSEVDPYTLNGVNYTPRTVKYANLASLQDRKLSNSAPASPAKRCNDTSHLSSVKLEPSTWHRIEYAPPSDRNEKLNSTTTTDNVSEVIRIIEQRQNKLQTILQRSDEDRPGGSHSRNSEKKKDVLSTFDLREDPSSESFWKAEMDSPPSHLTLNAGRTPFKPHHKPRSNHSSPSTEQLLDGDRTWERVPMRRMRKGDNDDTSSHISVSFCMEGKSTAVKDFMEECLNGDAPKLSGGRQPGSVEAIKNMIFTLQGLSSSASSTTNQDHDNDVIIRADMAGERSLRRAMSHLRNLKEIVEK, encoded by the exons ATGAGGCCGGATAGAGGAAGTTCATCAGTTTCCACGATTACTTCGTTATTTCTTGATCAAGCTGATGCCGATCAAGATCAAAGCAGGATTTACTCGTCATCTATGAG GACACCGACATCATATAATGCTCGTTATAACGACCGTGTTTATAAATCAGCATCAAAAGTACTTGAGGATTATATCCAcaattttgataaatgtcaaaatgtaaaattgGCCAAGTCATTGTCGGAAATATGCAAAACTCCCTTGCAAAAACAAGCTTTGAAACAAG ACCCCTCCACCCTTGAAAGGGAAATACAAATGGCCAAACTTATGCTTCCAGACGGCTATGAAAGCTTATCGAGAGAAGCAAGTACTTTAGTTGCTGAGGACCTGCTGTTAACGGCACCCACTTTTGAACATTTGAGTTCTGATTCCAAG gaacataaaaatgaaaagcaaaattccaTGTACAATTTACGATCGGGTCGGAAATTAAAGCATTCTTCTCAACCAGCTATTTGCCGAGTTTGCCGCCATAAGAAAATTGAA TCATGCAGTGACGATGCCAGCGATTCAACAATCTCAACAAGTACCTCAATGCCAGAAAGTGGTCAGTTTTGGTCAACCAG AAAGGGGCAGTCTCATTTGCGCAAGGCTTTAATATTTTCAGATGAAGACTACACAACTGAAGAAGAG TCGACTCACAGAAGCACTTATCGCCGTCAAGTGGTTCAAAGTGGATCGTCGCTCTCAAGCGAGGCTCTTCTGTCCTCTCGTTCATTGTCTAGCCTGAATGATAAGCCTCatagtgacatcacaatgcaaATCGAAGATGTGAGGAAAACGTGGCAACTTGTTGATGATCTCAAG GCTGACTTAACTGCATCCGGAAGAATGATCAATGGAAATCCGAAGCCACCTGACGAGTCCCTGGTTGACCTGATAGAAAGGTTATCTGCGACTGCAGTCAGAAAAGAAGAGAAACTTTGTCATGAAATGGAAAAGACGTCGATGAAGCAATCATTACACTTCTCAGATCTTGCATCCACTCATCTGTGCTCCAG TTCTCCAACGAGAAACAAATCAGTGATGCGTGACACAAATGGAGAAGCGCATCATTTGTCAGAAGTCGATCCTTACACCTTGAATGGCGTCAACTACACTCCACGTACTGTAAAATATGCAAATCTGGCATCATTACAAGATAGAAAGTTGTCTAATTCAGCACCTGCTTCTCCGGCGAAAAG GTGCAATGACACGTCACACTTATCATCTGTTAAACTTGAACCTTCCACTTGGCACAGAATCGAATACGCGCCACCATCAGACAGGAATGAAA AGTTAAACTCAACTACAACAACAGACAATGTGTCTGAAGTGATAAGGATTATAGAGCAAAGACAGAACAAACTACAAACCATTCTACAAAG ATCTGACGAAGATCGCCCTGGTGGCTCACATTCGAGAAACAGTGAGAAGAAGAAAGATGTTTTGTCCACTTTTGATCTTCGCGAAG ACCCAAGCAGCGAGTCGTTTTGGAAAGCAGAAATGGACTCCCCACCCAGTCATTTGACCCTAAATGCGGGTCGAACCCCATTCAAGCCCCACCACAAACCCAGAAGTAATCACTCCTCCCCATCAACAGAACAACTTCTAGATGGCGATCGAACTTGGGAAAGAGTTCCAATGAg AAGAATGAGAAAAGGTGATAATGACGACACGTCCTCACACATCTCTGTCTCCTTCTGCATGGAAGGAAAATCGACTGCAGTGAAGGATTTCATGGAGGAATGTTTGAAT GGGGATGCCCCTAAATTGAGTGGGGGTCGGCAACCCGGGTCGGTGGAAGCGATCAAGAACATGATCTTCACCCTGCAAGGTCTCAGTTCAAGTGCAAGTTCAACGACAAATCAAG ATCAcgataatgacgtcataataagagCAGATATGGCCGGGGAAAGATCTTTAAGAAG GGCGATGAGTCATCTAAGAAATTTAAAGGAAATTGTCGAAAAGTAA
- the LOC143445264 gene encoding uncharacterized protein LOC143445264 isoform X3, which produces MRPDRGSSSVSTITSLFLDQADADQDQSRIYSSSMRTPTSYNARYNDRVYKSASKVLEDYIHNFDKCQNVKLAKSLSEICKTPLQKQALKQDPSTLEREIQMAKLMLPDGYESLSREASTLVAEDLLLTAPTFEHLSSDSKEHKNEKQNSMYNLRSGRKLKHSSQPAICRVCRHKKIESCSDDASDSTISTSTSMPESGQFWSTRKGQSHLRKALIFSDEDYTTEEESTHRSTYRRQVVQSGSSLSSEALLSSRSLSSLNDKPHSDITMQIEDADLTASGRMINGNPKPPDESLVDLIERLSATAVRKEEKLCHEMEKTSMKQSLHFSDLASTHLCSSSPTRNKSVMRDTNGEAHHLSEVDPYTLNGVNYTPRTVKYANLASLQDRKLSNSAPASPAKRCNDTSHLSSVKLEPSTWHRIEYAPPSDRNESTEELNSTTTTDNVSEVIRIIEQRQNKLQTILQRSDEDRPGGSHSRNSEKKKDVLSTFDLREDPSSESFWKAEMDSPPSHLTLNAGRTPFKPHHKPRSNHSSPSTEQLLDGDRTWERVPMRRMRKGDNDDTSSHISVSFCMEGKSTAVKDFMEECLNGDAPKLSGGRQPGSVEAIKNMIFTLQGLSSSASSTTNQDHDNDVIIRADMAGERSLRRAMSHLRNLKEIVEK; this is translated from the exons ATGAGGCCGGATAGAGGAAGTTCATCAGTTTCCACGATTACTTCGTTATTTCTTGATCAAGCTGATGCCGATCAAGATCAAAGCAGGATTTACTCGTCATCTATGAG GACACCGACATCATATAATGCTCGTTATAACGACCGTGTTTATAAATCAGCATCAAAAGTACTTGAGGATTATATCCAcaattttgataaatgtcaaaatgtaaaattgGCCAAGTCATTGTCGGAAATATGCAAAACTCCCTTGCAAAAACAAGCTTTGAAACAAG ACCCCTCCACCCTTGAAAGGGAAATACAAATGGCCAAACTTATGCTTCCAGACGGCTATGAAAGCTTATCGAGAGAAGCAAGTACTTTAGTTGCTGAGGACCTGCTGTTAACGGCACCCACTTTTGAACATTTGAGTTCTGATTCCAAG gaacataaaaatgaaaagcaaaattccaTGTACAATTTACGATCGGGTCGGAAATTAAAGCATTCTTCTCAACCAGCTATTTGCCGAGTTTGCCGCCATAAGAAAATTGAA TCATGCAGTGACGATGCCAGCGATTCAACAATCTCAACAAGTACCTCAATGCCAGAAAGTGGTCAGTTTTGGTCAACCAG AAAGGGGCAGTCTCATTTGCGCAAGGCTTTAATATTTTCAGATGAAGACTACACAACTGAAGAAGAG TCGACTCACAGAAGCACTTATCGCCGTCAAGTGGTTCAAAGTGGATCGTCGCTCTCAAGCGAGGCTCTTCTGTCCTCTCGTTCATTGTCTAGCCTGAATGATAAGCCTCatagtgacatcacaatgcaaATCGAAGAT GCTGACTTAACTGCATCCGGAAGAATGATCAATGGAAATCCGAAGCCACCTGACGAGTCCCTGGTTGACCTGATAGAAAGGTTATCTGCGACTGCAGTCAGAAAAGAAGAGAAACTTTGTCATGAAATGGAAAAGACGTCGATGAAGCAATCATTACACTTCTCAGATCTTGCATCCACTCATCTGTGCTCCAG TTCTCCAACGAGAAACAAATCAGTGATGCGTGACACAAATGGAGAAGCGCATCATTTGTCAGAAGTCGATCCTTACACCTTGAATGGCGTCAACTACACTCCACGTACTGTAAAATATGCAAATCTGGCATCATTACAAGATAGAAAGTTGTCTAATTCAGCACCTGCTTCTCCGGCGAAAAG GTGCAATGACACGTCACACTTATCATCTGTTAAACTTGAACCTTCCACTTGGCACAGAATCGAATACGCGCCACCATCAGACAGGAATGAAAGTACTGaag AGTTAAACTCAACTACAACAACAGACAATGTGTCTGAAGTGATAAGGATTATAGAGCAAAGACAGAACAAACTACAAACCATTCTACAAAG ATCTGACGAAGATCGCCCTGGTGGCTCACATTCGAGAAACAGTGAGAAGAAGAAAGATGTTTTGTCCACTTTTGATCTTCGCGAAG ACCCAAGCAGCGAGTCGTTTTGGAAAGCAGAAATGGACTCCCCACCCAGTCATTTGACCCTAAATGCGGGTCGAACCCCATTCAAGCCCCACCACAAACCCAGAAGTAATCACTCCTCCCCATCAACAGAACAACTTCTAGATGGCGATCGAACTTGGGAAAGAGTTCCAATGAg AAGAATGAGAAAAGGTGATAATGACGACACGTCCTCACACATCTCTGTCTCCTTCTGCATGGAAGGAAAATCGACTGCAGTGAAGGATTTCATGGAGGAATGTTTGAAT GGGGATGCCCCTAAATTGAGTGGGGGTCGGCAACCCGGGTCGGTGGAAGCGATCAAGAACATGATCTTCACCCTGCAAGGTCTCAGTTCAAGTGCAAGTTCAACGACAAATCAAG ATCAcgataatgacgtcataataagagCAGATATGGCCGGGGAAAGATCTTTAAGAAG GGCGATGAGTCATCTAAGAAATTTAAAGGAAATTGTCGAAAAGTAA
- the LOC143445264 gene encoding uncharacterized protein LOC143445264 isoform X1: MRPDRGSSSVSTITSLFLDQADADQDQSRIYSSSMRTPTSYNARYNDRVYKSASKVLEDYIHNFDKCQNVKLAKSLSEICKTPLQKQALKQDPSTLEREIQMAKLMLPDGYESLSREASTLVAEDLLLTAPTFEHLSSDSKEHKNEKQNSMYNLRSGRKLKHSSQPAICRVCRHKKIESCSDDASDSTISTSTSMPESGQFWSTRKGQSHLRKALIFSDEDYTTEEESTHRSTYRRQVVQSGSSLSSEALLSSRSLSSLNDKPHSDITMQIEDVRKTWQLVDDLKADLTASGRMINGNPKPPDESLVDLIERLSATAVRKEEKLCHEMEKTSMKQSLHFSDLASTHLCSSSPTRNKSVMRDTNGEAHHLSEVDPYTLNGVNYTPRTVKYANLASLQDRKLSNSAPASPAKRCNDTSHLSSVKLEPSTWHRIEYAPPSDRNESTEELNSTTTTDNVSEVIRIIEQRQNKLQTILQRSDEDRPGGSHSRNSEKKKDVLSTFDLREDPSSESFWKAEMDSPPSHLTLNAGRTPFKPHHKPRSNHSSPSTEQLLDGDRTWERVPMRRMRKGDNDDTSSHISVSFCMEGKSTAVKDFMEECLNGDAPKLSGGRQPGSVEAIKNMIFTLQGLSSSASSTTNQDHDNDVIIRADMAGERSLRRAMSHLRNLKEIVEK; encoded by the exons ATGAGGCCGGATAGAGGAAGTTCATCAGTTTCCACGATTACTTCGTTATTTCTTGATCAAGCTGATGCCGATCAAGATCAAAGCAGGATTTACTCGTCATCTATGAG GACACCGACATCATATAATGCTCGTTATAACGACCGTGTTTATAAATCAGCATCAAAAGTACTTGAGGATTATATCCAcaattttgataaatgtcaaaatgtaaaattgGCCAAGTCATTGTCGGAAATATGCAAAACTCCCTTGCAAAAACAAGCTTTGAAACAAG ACCCCTCCACCCTTGAAAGGGAAATACAAATGGCCAAACTTATGCTTCCAGACGGCTATGAAAGCTTATCGAGAGAAGCAAGTACTTTAGTTGCTGAGGACCTGCTGTTAACGGCACCCACTTTTGAACATTTGAGTTCTGATTCCAAG gaacataaaaatgaaaagcaaaattccaTGTACAATTTACGATCGGGTCGGAAATTAAAGCATTCTTCTCAACCAGCTATTTGCCGAGTTTGCCGCCATAAGAAAATTGAA TCATGCAGTGACGATGCCAGCGATTCAACAATCTCAACAAGTACCTCAATGCCAGAAAGTGGTCAGTTTTGGTCAACCAG AAAGGGGCAGTCTCATTTGCGCAAGGCTTTAATATTTTCAGATGAAGACTACACAACTGAAGAAGAG TCGACTCACAGAAGCACTTATCGCCGTCAAGTGGTTCAAAGTGGATCGTCGCTCTCAAGCGAGGCTCTTCTGTCCTCTCGTTCATTGTCTAGCCTGAATGATAAGCCTCatagtgacatcacaatgcaaATCGAAGATGTGAGGAAAACGTGGCAACTTGTTGATGATCTCAAG GCTGACTTAACTGCATCCGGAAGAATGATCAATGGAAATCCGAAGCCACCTGACGAGTCCCTGGTTGACCTGATAGAAAGGTTATCTGCGACTGCAGTCAGAAAAGAAGAGAAACTTTGTCATGAAATGGAAAAGACGTCGATGAAGCAATCATTACACTTCTCAGATCTTGCATCCACTCATCTGTGCTCCAG TTCTCCAACGAGAAACAAATCAGTGATGCGTGACACAAATGGAGAAGCGCATCATTTGTCAGAAGTCGATCCTTACACCTTGAATGGCGTCAACTACACTCCACGTACTGTAAAATATGCAAATCTGGCATCATTACAAGATAGAAAGTTGTCTAATTCAGCACCTGCTTCTCCGGCGAAAAG GTGCAATGACACGTCACACTTATCATCTGTTAAACTTGAACCTTCCACTTGGCACAGAATCGAATACGCGCCACCATCAGACAGGAATGAAAGTACTGaag AGTTAAACTCAACTACAACAACAGACAATGTGTCTGAAGTGATAAGGATTATAGAGCAAAGACAGAACAAACTACAAACCATTCTACAAAG ATCTGACGAAGATCGCCCTGGTGGCTCACATTCGAGAAACAGTGAGAAGAAGAAAGATGTTTTGTCCACTTTTGATCTTCGCGAAG ACCCAAGCAGCGAGTCGTTTTGGAAAGCAGAAATGGACTCCCCACCCAGTCATTTGACCCTAAATGCGGGTCGAACCCCATTCAAGCCCCACCACAAACCCAGAAGTAATCACTCCTCCCCATCAACAGAACAACTTCTAGATGGCGATCGAACTTGGGAAAGAGTTCCAATGAg AAGAATGAGAAAAGGTGATAATGACGACACGTCCTCACACATCTCTGTCTCCTTCTGCATGGAAGGAAAATCGACTGCAGTGAAGGATTTCATGGAGGAATGTTTGAAT GGGGATGCCCCTAAATTGAGTGGGGGTCGGCAACCCGGGTCGGTGGAAGCGATCAAGAACATGATCTTCACCCTGCAAGGTCTCAGTTCAAGTGCAAGTTCAACGACAAATCAAG ATCAcgataatgacgtcataataagagCAGATATGGCCGGGGAAAGATCTTTAAGAAG GGCGATGAGTCATCTAAGAAATTTAAAGGAAATTGTCGAAAAGTAA